Proteins co-encoded in one Setaria viridis chromosome 9, Setaria_viridis_v4.0, whole genome shotgun sequence genomic window:
- the LOC117837911 gene encoding metal tolerance protein 2, with translation MGFRFARLAARAAASRRGPPPAASSAHLALASTAAEPRCWPHWLVPARGHVGHSHHHGGEGGGEASERIFRLGLAAEVALTAGKAVTGYLSGSTAIVADAAHSLSDIVLSGVALLSYRAAKAPKDKEHPYGHGKFESLGALGISSMLLVTSGGIAWHAFEVLQGVMSSSPDIIGNTLHAHHDHGNGGHHHGIDLEHPVLALSVTTLAIAVKEGLYWIAKRAGDKEGSGLMKANAWHHRADAISSVVALVGVGGSILGLPLLDPLAGLIVAGMILKAGIQTGYESVLELVDAAVDPSLLQPIRETILKVDGVKGCHRLRGRKAGTSLYLDVHIEVYPFLSVSAAHDIGETVRHLIQKEHNQVAEVFIHIDPSYSMGPNMNLNRTLNNFNLRNSEAIPRQQSAEAIVSDIISSHFSEKMSLEHLMLHYVQGRVLLQVQVSMSPEILIWDAMEIAKQAEEEIMRADASISQVSLQLRLGQHIKQLQLASSKNIASDLHGGAQ, from the exons ATGGGCTTCCGCTtcgcccgcctcgccgcccgcgccgcggcctcccgccggggcccgccccccgccgcttcctccgcccACCTCGCGCtcgcctcgacggcggcggagccacGCTGCTGGCCCCACTGGCTCGTCCCCGCCCGCGGCCACGTGGGCCACTCGCACCACCACGGCGGAGAGGGCGGGGGCGAGGCCTCCGAGCGGATCTTCCGGCTgggcctcgccgccgaggtcgcCCTCACCGCGGGGAAGGCCGTCACGGGATACCTCTCCGGCAGCACCGCCATCGTGGCCGACGCCGCCCACTCCCTCTCCGACATC GTGCTTAGCGGGGTGGCTCTACTGTCGTACAGGGCGGCCAAGGCTCCCAAGGACAAGGAGCATCCCTATG GACATGGAAAGTTCGAGAGTTTAGGAGCTCTTGGGATTTCAAGTATGTTGTTGGTTACTTCAGGTGGGATTGCCTGGCATGCTTTTGAAGTTCTTCAG GGTGTAATGTCCTCTTCTCCTGATATTATTGGCAACACGTTGCATGCCCATCACGACCATGGCAACGGTGGGCATCATCATGGAATAGATCTGGAACACCCAGTGCTTGCATTGAGCGTGACAACTTTGGCAATAGCTGTCAAAGAAGG GCTCTATTGGATCGCAAAAAGAGCTGGGGACAAGGAAGGGAGTGGGCTGATGAAAGCTAATGCATGGCACCATCGTGCGGATGCTATTTCATCTGTTGTTGCCCTAGTTGGGGTAG GTGGCTCTATTCTTGGATTGCCTCTTCTTGATCCACTAGCTGGACTTATTGTCGCAGGCATGATTCTTAAAGCTGGTATTCAGACTGGATATGAGAG TGTACTGGAATTAGTTGACGCTGCTGTTGATCCTTCACTCCTACAACCAATCAGGGAAACTATTTTGAAGGTTGATGGCGTGAAG GGATGCCATCGGTTGAGGGGAAGAAAAGCTGGGACCTCATTATATCTCGATGTGCATATTGAG GTATATCCTTTCTTGAGTGTCAGTGCAGCACATGATATCGGAGAAACTGTCCGCCATCTGATTCAAAAGGAGCACAATCAAGTTGCTGAAGTTTTCATACACATAG ATCCCTCATACTCGATGGGCCCCAACATGAACCTGAACAGGACTCTAAACAACTTCAATCTAAGAAATTCAGAAGCTATTCCACGGCAACAGAGTGCTGAAGCAATCGTGTCTGATATTATTTCCTCACATTTTTCAGAG AAAATGTCACTCGAACATCTAATGCTGCATTACGTGCAAGGGAGAGTGTTGCTCCAGGTCCAAGTTTCGATGTCTCCAGAAATTTTGATTTG GGATGCAATGGAAATCGCAAAGCAAGCTGAAGAGGAGATAATGAGAGCTGATGCCAGCATAAGCCAAGTGAGTCTGCAGCTAAGATTGGGCCAACATATCAAGCAACTTCAGCTTGCATCAAGCAAGAACATCGCTAGCGACCTACATGGTGGAGCACAGTAA
- the LOC117840878 gene encoding 22 kDa alpha-zein 8-like, which produces MAAKIFAFFALLALSASAASAYISPVSALAATSIAVTHPCVQLQALASGILAPSAVLIQQPLAILQQQCQAHLAVQSIMTLQQQQQLLVNPIATMLPNVFNQLALANPITAAYWQQQQFLPNVFNQLALTSPFAQLQQQQLVSSVLNQVALANPITAAYLQQQQLLPNMFNQLALASPVAQLQQQQLVSSVFNQVGLANPCLQQPFIGGAIF; this is translated from the coding sequence ATGGCAGCCAAGATATTTGCCTTCTTTGCTCTCCTTGCTCTCTCAGCAAGCGCTGCTTCCGCGTACATTTCACCAGTGAGTGCTCTTGCCGCAACCTCTATAGCAGTCACACACCCGTGCGTGCAGCTGCAAGCGCTGGCATCCGGTATCTTGGCCCCATCAGCCGTGCTCATTCAACAACCGCTTGCCATTCTTCAGCAGCAATGCCAAGCACATCTTGCAGTACAGAGCATTATGACtctgcagcagcaacaacaacttTTGGTGAACCCCATTGCTACCATGCTACCAAATGTGTTCAACCAACTGGCTCTAGCAAACCCCATCACCGCTGCCTActggcaacaacaacaattcCTGCCAAACGTGTTCAACCAACTAGCTCTGACGAGTCCTTTCGCCCAgttgcagcaacaacaactaGTGTCTAGCGTGCTCAACCAAGTTGCTTTGGCGAACCCCATCACTGCTGCCTACTTGCAGCAACAACAATTGCTACCAAACATGTTCAACCAACTAGCTCTGGCGAGTCCTGTCGCCCAATTGCAGCAACAACAGCTTGTGTCTAGCGTGTTCAACCAAGTGGGTTTGGCAAACCCCTGCTTGCAGCAGCCCTTCATCGGTGGTGCCATATTCTAA